The genomic window ATCAGCCGCGCAGCCTCCGCTTCACTGATTCGCTGCGGGGCAATGGAGAAACGCCGCTCCATCACACTGGCCACGCCCACGCGGCTCAACATCTGCTGTCGCCAGCTGGGCGTACCGCTTTTGTTTAGTGAGCGCAGTGTCTCCTGGAAAATGCCCTCGGTGCGGAAGAAGTGCCGGCTGACCAGGCACGCGACCACGATCATCAGCATGCCAGGGAAAAGTACATTGGGGTTGTAGGTGAGCTCGAGGATGGCGAGCAGTGCTGCCAGCGGTGCATTCAGGAGCGCAGCCATCATCGCCGCCATGCCGACCATGGCGTAAAAGCCGGGGCTGGCTGTGCCCTCACCGAGCCAGATATTGGTCAGGGCGCCGGCAATCCCACCCAGACAGGCCCCCAGAAAGAGACTGGGGCCGATAACGCCGCCGGGAATCCCCAGGCTGCTGGCGAGGAGTGTCGTGGCGAACTTTGCCACCACGATGATCGCCAGAACAGTGAGTGCCAGTTCGCCGAGGATGGCCTTTTCCAGCGTGTCATAGCCGGCCCCCAGCACTTCCGGCACCCAGATGGCGATAATGCCTGTGACCACCCCGGCGGTGAGGAAGCGCACCGCTGGTGATTTACGCTGAACCGGTGCCAGTCGTCGCTGGATGTGAATGAAAGCCCCGGCGAGACAGCCGATTACGATGGCAAAGAAAAACAGGACCGGCATCTCCGCCAGGGAATTCAGCTGAATGGCCGGTACTGTGAACGCCGGCTCGCTGCCGAATACCAGCTGGGTGACCGCGCTGCCGATCACGGCGGCAAGAATCACCGGCAGGAAACCCACGACCGAGTACTCCAGCATCACCACTTCCATGGCAAACACCACGCCGGCCAGGGGTGTATTGAAAGACGCCGCGATGGCGGCGGCGACACCGCATCCCAGGAGGCTGCGCACCGAGTTGTTGGGCAGTTTGAGCTGGCGGGCCAGCAGACTGCCGCTGGCAGCGCCCAGGTGCACCGCGGGCCCCTCACGGCCCACTGACTGACCACTCAGCAGTGCGACAGACCCGGCCAGGAACTGCAGGACGGCGTTCCAGGCGGGCATCTGCGCCTGGTGATTGTGCAGTCGGTCCAGCACGTGCACGATCCCGGTGTGCCGCCGGCTGGGTCTCAGCAAATGGTACATGGCTGCCAGGACCAGGGCGCCGAGGACTGGCAGCGCAAACCGCCAGACCAGTGGCAGCGCCTCGAACTGATCGGGCATCGGCAGGTAGAGCCTGGATGGGGATTCACTCAGCAAGCGGAAGCTGACTGTTACCAGCCCCGCGGCAATGCCGGTGAGCAGCGCCATGGCCAGCAGGGGTGCCAGGGCATCCTGGGCGGAGAGCTGTAGCCGCAATTTTTCCAGCCCGCGCTCGCGGCGCAGCCATCGGGAGGCCGGTTTCTTGTCACGGGATTCTGGGTCTGGCTTCAACGCTCGTCCTGTTTAGTGGCTGGCTTGTGGTAGAGTGCTGCGCATATTTTATCCGGATGGCGCCCTGAGAGAG from Microbulbifer aggregans includes these protein-coding regions:
- a CDS encoding chloride channel protein; the encoded protein is MKPDPESRDKKPASRWLRRERGLEKLRLQLSAQDALAPLLAMALLTGIAAGLVTVSFRLLSESPSRLYLPMPDQFEALPLVWRFALPVLGALVLAAMYHLLRPSRRHTGIVHVLDRLHNHQAQMPAWNAVLQFLAGSVALLSGQSVGREGPAVHLGAASGSLLARQLKLPNNSVRSLLGCGVAAAIAASFNTPLAGVVFAMEVVMLEYSVVGFLPVILAAVIGSAVTQLVFGSEPAFTVPAIQLNSLAEMPVLFFFAIVIGCLAGAFIHIQRRLAPVQRKSPAVRFLTAGVVTGIIAIWVPEVLGAGYDTLEKAILGELALTVLAIIVVAKFATTLLASSLGIPGGVIGPSLFLGACLGGIAGALTNIWLGEGTASPGFYAMVGMAAMMAALLNAPLAALLAILELTYNPNVLFPGMLMIVVACLVSRHFFRTEGIFQETLRSLNKSGTPSWRQQMLSRVGVASVMERRFSIAPQRISEAEAARLIAPSPLWIVIDLPEEPAPQVLRAADLASFLQRLEEARKENREDKDAGADEPIDLLKLPGERLQLAALNWRATLLEAQAKLEKSGAGGLYVHRGLSPALDKNVAGIILPQHIDNFYRQ